One genomic window of Magnolia sinica isolate HGM2019 chromosome 3, MsV1, whole genome shotgun sequence includes the following:
- the LOC131241113 gene encoding histone H3.2 encodes MARTKQTARKSTGGKAPRKQLATKAARKSAPATGGVKKPHRFRPGTVALREIRKYQKSTELLIRKLPFQRLVREIAQDFKTDLRFQSSAVAALQEASEAYLVGLFEDTNLCAIHAKRVTIMPKDIQLARRIRGERA; translated from the coding sequence ATGGCCCGCACGAAGCAGACGGCGAGAAAATCCACCGGCGGCAAGGCCCCAAGGAAGCAGCTGGCGACAAAAGCCGCCCGGAAATCGGCACCGGCGACCGGCGGTGTAAAGAAACCCCACCGATTCCGGCCTGGAACAGTGGCGCTGCGAGAAATCCGAAAATACCAGAAAAGCACGGAGCTTCTGATCCGAAAACTTCCATTCCAGCGTCTGGTCAGGGAGATTGCGCAGGATTTCAAGACGGACCTCCGATTCCAGAGCTCCGCAGTTGCAGCATTGCAGGAAGCTTCTGAGGCGTATCTGGTAGGTCTCTTCGAGGACACCAATCTCTGCGCGATCCACGCGAAGCGCGTCACGATCATGCCCAAGGATATCCAGCTGGCTCGCCGTATCAGAGGGGAGCGCGCTTGA